The following are from one region of the Stigmatella ashevillena genome:
- the tssG gene encoding type VI secretion system baseplate subunit TssG: MASEERHSENLVAAAEFLSPVARRLNFFQLVAYLERLTAKAVRVGELGPVLEEQIRFRHDPSLGFSSGDVSDVSLRQVASQEEDDLARRPLFEVVTTFLGLTGSSSPLPMYVAEEIAQEDPDRPVRREFLDLFHHRLLSLFFRIESRYRVTSELTSSCDDQWSKRILALAGFDTFVHAKTGKLPAWRMLRIAPILASYVRTAEKLEMALQDVLGDALGEARVSVRQFMGRWVDIDAKMQLGRANHQLGRNTLLGGKAFDRTGKFQVEIGPLAPQTWRRLMPEGDLYPMAREVVNLCVRDPLEYTFELFLSESVNQTFHLNRNEPSRLGRDTWLGTNRQNRITVQGSAQA; encoded by the coding sequence GTGGCTTCCGAGGAACGGCACTCAGAGAATCTTGTAGCCGCAGCCGAGTTCCTGAGCCCCGTGGCCCGGCGGCTCAACTTCTTCCAGTTGGTGGCCTACCTCGAGAGGCTCACCGCGAAGGCGGTGCGCGTGGGCGAGCTGGGCCCCGTGCTGGAGGAGCAGATTCGTTTCCGGCACGACCCGTCCTTGGGGTTCTCCTCGGGAGACGTCAGCGATGTGTCGCTCCGGCAGGTGGCTTCCCAGGAAGAGGACGACCTGGCTCGGCGTCCGCTCTTCGAGGTGGTCACCACCTTTCTGGGGCTCACCGGCTCCTCGTCACCTTTGCCCATGTACGTGGCAGAGGAGATCGCCCAGGAGGACCCGGACAGGCCTGTTCGCCGAGAGTTCCTGGATCTGTTTCACCACCGGCTGCTCTCCCTGTTCTTCCGCATCGAGTCCCGGTACCGGGTCACCAGTGAGCTGACTTCCTCCTGTGACGACCAGTGGTCCAAACGCATCCTGGCCCTGGCGGGCTTTGACACCTTTGTGCATGCGAAGACGGGCAAGTTGCCCGCCTGGAGGATGCTGCGGATCGCCCCCATTCTGGCCAGCTATGTTCGCACGGCCGAGAAGCTGGAGATGGCGCTCCAGGATGTGCTGGGCGACGCGCTGGGAGAGGCCCGCGTGTCCGTGCGGCAGTTCATGGGGCGCTGGGTGGACATCGACGCGAAGATGCAGTTGGGCCGCGCCAACCACCAGTTGGGGCGCAACACCCTGCTGGGAGGCAAGGCCTTCGACAGGACAGGCAAGTTCCAGGTCGAGATCGGCCCGCTGGCCCCTCAGACCTGGCGGCGGCTCATGCCCGAAGGAGATCTCTATCCCATGGCACGGGAGGTGGTGAACCTCTGCGTCCGCGATCCGCTCGAATACACCTTCGAGCTCTTCCTGAGCGAGAGCGTCAACCAGACGTTCCACCTCAACCGGAACGAGCCCTCACGGCTCGGACGGGACACCTGGCTTGGCACGAACCGGCAGAACCGGATCACCGTGCAGGGCTCCGCCCAAGCCTGA
- the tssF gene encoding type VI secretion system baseplate subunit TssF, whose protein sequence is MFSKYYLSELTYLREMGRAFGLANPTVAGLLVERGADPDVERLLEGFAFLTARIRERVEDDIPEMVHVLTDLLLPHYLRPLPASTIIEFTPQTRALRGRSRVSAGVEIAAQPLDGTSCLFRTTADVDLLPLTLEDAQLDKSSAIAPVLRLSFQTNETGRAEVFKPGGLRLFIHAELATSSLILLWLLRYCRGVEVRLGSGRKVWLPATAIHPIGFDRKFQMLPWLRASEGYRQLQEYFTLPEKFLFFEVHQLENVAPAEDRFELAFHLERPPPLEARVGRDMFRLHCAPAINLFSASAHPLRHHTLDREHLLRASDMEPKHSEVYSVDSVTGLMAGRNDRRVYRPFFDFAYGAGEGMEPAFYRLRRVPSPIDDGIDTYLSLETARDVVPSLSEETLSVDLTCTNRSLPTRLQVGDVCLATFTSPPQARFRNITPVSRPARAPLGTELHWRLLSHLAINQHSLADAAAMRRLLELYNFHAITDDLTGRANRLRTNAVRAVEVRSCTRFLEGVPVRGNRTAVELEESGFMGTGDSFLFGCILDELLASNVTLNAFNELVLRLQPSQMEYSWLPRNGTQRIL, encoded by the coding sequence ATGTTCAGTAAGTATTACCTGAGTGAGCTCACATACCTGAGAGAGATGGGGAGGGCCTTTGGCTTGGCCAATCCCACCGTGGCCGGGCTCTTGGTGGAGCGCGGCGCGGATCCCGATGTCGAGCGGCTCCTGGAGGGCTTTGCCTTCCTGACGGCCCGCATCCGGGAGCGGGTCGAGGACGACATTCCTGAGATGGTGCATGTCCTGACGGACCTGCTGCTGCCGCACTATCTGCGTCCCCTTCCGGCTTCGACCATCATCGAGTTCACCCCCCAGACGCGCGCTTTGCGAGGTCGTTCTCGCGTTTCCGCGGGCGTGGAGATCGCGGCCCAGCCGCTGGATGGGACGTCCTGTCTCTTCCGGACCACGGCGGACGTGGACCTGCTGCCCCTGACGCTGGAGGATGCGCAGCTCGACAAGTCCTCCGCCATCGCGCCCGTGCTCCGCCTCTCGTTTCAGACGAATGAGACGGGCCGCGCCGAGGTCTTCAAGCCCGGAGGGCTGCGGCTGTTCATTCATGCGGAGCTTGCCACCAGCTCCCTGATTCTCCTGTGGTTGCTGAGGTACTGCCGGGGCGTGGAGGTGAGGCTCGGCTCGGGCCGCAAGGTGTGGCTCCCCGCGACGGCCATCCATCCCATCGGCTTCGACCGGAAGTTTCAGATGCTCCCCTGGCTCAGGGCTTCCGAGGGGTACCGGCAGCTCCAGGAGTACTTCACGCTCCCGGAGAAGTTCCTCTTCTTCGAGGTGCACCAACTGGAGAACGTCGCTCCGGCGGAGGATCGCTTCGAGCTGGCCTTCCACCTGGAGCGTCCGCCTCCGCTGGAGGCTCGCGTGGGCCGGGACATGTTCCGGCTCCACTGCGCTCCTGCCATCAACCTCTTCTCCGCCTCGGCCCACCCGCTGCGTCACCACACGCTGGACCGGGAACACCTGCTGCGTGCCTCCGACATGGAGCCGAAGCACTCGGAGGTGTATTCGGTGGACAGCGTGACGGGCTTGATGGCGGGCCGCAATGATCGGCGTGTCTACCGGCCCTTCTTCGACTTTGCCTACGGGGCGGGGGAGGGGATGGAGCCGGCCTTCTACCGGCTGCGCAGGGTGCCTTCTCCCATCGATGATGGCATTGACACCTATCTCTCGCTGGAGACGGCGCGCGATGTGGTGCCCTCGTTGTCCGAGGAGACCCTGTCCGTCGATCTGACGTGCACGAACCGCTCGTTGCCCACCCGCTTGCAGGTGGGTGACGTCTGTCTGGCCACCTTCACCTCACCGCCTCAGGCGCGCTTTCGAAACATCACGCCGGTGAGCCGACCCGCGCGCGCGCCTTTGGGCACCGAGCTGCACTGGCGGCTTCTTTCTCACCTGGCCATCAACCAGCATTCCCTGGCGGATGCCGCCGCCATGCGTCGACTGCTCGAGCTCTACAACTTCCACGCCATCACGGACGACCTGACAGGACGGGCCAACCGGCTGCGCACCAATGCGGTGCGCGCGGTGGAGGTGCGCTCCTGCACCCGTTTCCTGGAGGGGGTGCCGGTGCGAGGCAACCGGACCGCCGTGGAGTTGGAGGAGTCGGGCTTCATGGGAACCGGGGATTCGTTTCTCTTCGGGTGCATCCTCGATGAGCTGCTCGCTTCGAATGTCACCCTCAACGCCTTCAACGAGCTGGTGCTCCGGCTCCAACCTTCGCAGATGGAGTACTCGTGGCTTCCGAGGAACGGCACTCAGAGAATCTTGTAG
- the tssE gene encoding type VI secretion system baseplate subunit TssE produces the protein MSTRGLLSRLEKGGGHLSSQREHPTESITAHLRVLLNTRKGESVSSPAYGILDFNDVVHAFPSAIQKMQSSIRMAIQEYEPRLKNVTVVHTPDVGEPSALKFEITAQLAQKGSQGLLRFRTRVGAGGQIDLW, from the coding sequence ATGTCTACCCGTGGGCTCCTATCCCGTCTCGAGAAGGGCGGCGGACATCTGTCTTCTCAGCGGGAGCATCCCACGGAGTCGATTACCGCGCACCTGCGGGTGCTGCTCAACACCCGCAAGGGCGAGTCCGTTTCCTCGCCTGCTTACGGCATCCTGGACTTCAACGATGTCGTCCATGCGTTTCCGTCGGCCATCCAGAAGATGCAGTCATCCATCCGGATGGCCATTCAGGAGTACGAGCCGCGTTTGAAGAATGTCACCGTCGTGCACACGCCCGATGTGGGAGAGCCTTCGGCCCTGAAGTTCGAAATCACCGCGCAGCTGGCCCAGAAGGGAAGCCAAGGCCTCCTCCGCTTCCGGACACGGGTGGGCGCTGGAGGTCAGATCGATTTGTGGTGA
- the tssD gene encoding type VI secretion system tube protein TssD, which produces MAETVHLYLKANGQDIQGESTQKSLGRENSIECVYYEQEVVTARERGSGLATGRRQYAPLLIRKRIDKSSPLLMKALVENAVVEGTLKFFRPHPTGDGTTEQFYTVAFKSGRINHLKQYVPSTIVPATSFEPPLEEISFVFHTISWTFTNGGVQHEDTWSDQR; this is translated from the coding sequence ATGGCCGAGACAGTACACCTCTATCTGAAGGCGAATGGGCAGGACATCCAAGGGGAGAGCACCCAGAAGAGCCTGGGGCGCGAGAACTCCATCGAGTGCGTCTATTACGAGCAGGAAGTTGTCACCGCGCGTGAGCGCGGCTCGGGCCTGGCGACGGGTCGGCGCCAGTACGCGCCCCTGCTCATTCGCAAGCGCATCGACAAGAGCTCGCCGCTCCTGATGAAGGCCCTGGTGGAGAACGCGGTCGTCGAGGGAACCCTGAAGTTCTTCCGTCCTCATCCCACGGGAGACGGAACGACGGAGCAGTTCTACACCGTCGCCTTCAAGTCGGGCCGCATCAACCACTTGAAGCAGTACGTGCCCAGCACCATCGTTCCCGCCACCTCCTTCGAGCCGCCCCTGGAGGAGATCTCCTTCGTGTTCCACACCATCTCGTGGACCTTCACGAACGGGGGCGTGCAGCACGAGGACACCTGGTCCGATCAGCGCTGA
- the tssC gene encoding type VI secretion system contractile sheath large subunit, with protein sequence MKTETNVQKSGTPEGVVAESDTSLLSSILSEARLKPKDEGYDVALRGVQAFITEMLAPNRAEERVDKALVDAMIAEIDRRLSTQVNEVLHHPDFQAMESTWRSLKFLIDKVDFRENVRVEMLNVSKEDLLKDFEDAPEVVKSGLYRLIYSNEYGVFGGKPYGMMCGNFDFGPGPQDVELLRKCAAVASMAHAPFIANAGPEFFGESNVLDLPNLKDLKSLFEGPQYARWHSFRDSEDSRYVGLCLPRFLLRLPYGEKTIPVKAFNFQEDVVGSHERYLWGHASIALATRVADSFAKYRWSPNIIGPQSGGAVENLPLHQYEALGEIQTKIPTEILLTERREYELSEEGFIGLVFRKSADNAAFFSANSTQRAKFFGSTPEGKQAETNYRLSTQLPYMFIMSRLAHYIKVLQREQIGSWKERADLERELNHWISQYVADMDDPAPVVRSRRPLRTARVTVEDVDGQPGWYRCGIQVRPHFKYMGAAFTLSLVGKLDKE encoded by the coding sequence ATGAAGACCGAGACGAATGTCCAGAAGAGTGGCACTCCTGAGGGGGTCGTGGCGGAGAGCGACACCTCCCTGCTCAGCTCCATCCTGTCCGAGGCCCGCCTCAAGCCCAAGGACGAAGGCTATGATGTCGCCCTGCGCGGCGTGCAAGCCTTCATCACCGAGATGTTGGCGCCGAATCGGGCCGAAGAGCGTGTGGACAAGGCGCTCGTTGACGCGATGATCGCGGAGATCGACCGTCGCCTCAGCACGCAGGTCAACGAGGTGCTCCACCATCCGGACTTCCAGGCGATGGAGTCCACGTGGCGCTCCTTGAAGTTCCTCATCGACAAGGTGGACTTCCGGGAAAACGTTCGCGTGGAGATGCTCAACGTCTCCAAGGAGGACCTGCTCAAGGACTTCGAGGACGCGCCGGAGGTGGTGAAGAGCGGGCTGTACCGCCTCATCTACTCGAATGAGTACGGCGTCTTTGGCGGCAAGCCCTACGGCATGATGTGCGGGAACTTCGACTTCGGTCCGGGTCCGCAGGACGTCGAGCTGCTCCGCAAGTGCGCGGCGGTGGCATCCATGGCCCACGCGCCCTTCATCGCCAACGCGGGCCCGGAGTTCTTCGGGGAGAGCAATGTCCTCGACTTGCCCAACCTGAAGGACCTCAAGTCGCTCTTCGAGGGGCCTCAGTACGCCCGCTGGCATTCGTTCCGCGACAGTGAGGACTCGCGCTACGTGGGCCTGTGCCTGCCGCGCTTCCTGCTGCGCCTGCCTTACGGCGAGAAGACCATCCCGGTGAAGGCCTTCAACTTCCAGGAGGACGTGGTGGGCAGCCATGAGCGCTACCTGTGGGGGCATGCCTCCATCGCGCTCGCCACCCGCGTGGCGGACTCCTTCGCCAAGTACCGGTGGAGCCCCAACATCATTGGTCCCCAGTCCGGTGGCGCGGTGGAGAACCTCCCGCTTCACCAGTACGAGGCGCTGGGAGAAATCCAGACCAAGATTCCCACCGAAATCCTCCTGACCGAGCGCCGGGAGTACGAGCTGTCCGAGGAGGGCTTCATCGGCCTGGTGTTCCGCAAGTCCGCCGACAATGCGGCCTTCTTCTCGGCCAACTCCACCCAGCGCGCCAAGTTCTTTGGCAGTACGCCCGAGGGGAAGCAGGCGGAGACCAACTACCGGCTCAGCACCCAGCTGCCCTACATGTTCATCATGAGCCGCCTGGCGCACTACATCAAAGTGCTGCAGCGCGAGCAGATTGGCAGTTGGAAGGAGCGCGCGGACCTGGAGCGCGAGCTCAACCACTGGATCAGCCAGTACGTGGCCGACATGGACGACCCTGCACCGGTGGTCCGCTCGCGCCGGCCGCTGCGCACGGCCCGGGTCACGGTGGAGGACGTCGATGGCCAGCCGGGCTGGTACCGGTGCGGCATCCAGGTGCGTCCGCACTTCAAGTACATGGGAGCGGCCTTCACGCTGTCGTTGGTGGGCAAGCTCGACAAGGAGTAG
- the tssB gene encoding type VI secretion system contractile sheath small subunit — MSKESSVAPTERVNIVYKPATGNAQEQVELPLKILMMGDFTHQEDTRALEERAPINVDKDNFNEVMAQQQLQVSLSVPDKLSNESGASLAMTLQFRSLADFTPENVVNQVPELKKLLELRAALHALKGPLGNLPAFRRKLQALLSDPDTRQKLMQELGMKDDSGAKS, encoded by the coding sequence ATGAGTAAGGAAAGTTCCGTTGCGCCCACTGAGCGCGTGAACATCGTCTACAAGCCCGCCACTGGAAACGCTCAAGAGCAGGTCGAACTGCCGCTCAAGATCCTGATGATGGGCGATTTCACCCATCAAGAGGACACGCGGGCGCTGGAGGAGCGGGCGCCCATCAACGTCGACAAAGACAACTTCAACGAGGTGATGGCGCAGCAGCAATTGCAGGTGTCTCTGTCGGTGCCTGACAAGCTTTCCAACGAGTCCGGCGCCAGCCTGGCCATGACGTTGCAGTTCCGCTCCCTGGCGGACTTCACGCCTGAGAACGTCGTCAATCAGGTTCCCGAATTGAAGAAGTTGCTGGAGTTGCGCGCGGCGCTGCATGCGCTCAAGGGGCCTCTGGGGAATCTCCCGGCGTTCCGCCGGAAGCTCCAGGCTCTGCTCAGTGATCCCGACACCCGGCAGAAGCTGATGCAGGAGTTGGGCATGAAGGACGACAGCGGCGCGAAGTCGTAA
- the tssA gene encoding type VI secretion system protein TssA yields MPSSLEQLHERARSWTAPISEEAPAGASAKHEPAYEALSLEISGLESPTGAPVNWGKVVEQAGDLLRRSSKDLYLASYLAYGLSVTDGLRGTLTGVTVLTDVLEQYWPSLFPEAKRLRGRANAVGWFVNRMAAALPSTPVAGEDGEVAEALEAAVRRLVEISRARFEEQAPALSPLLEGVIRLRSRIPHPASSSPAPASVPVSAIESKPEVPAAAPVSPAQVPAKSEQPLPPAMVPGGSPGAPPGSADSAHEFLRNIGGSLVETARVLRQAQSSDPLAYRVLRAGLWLHLTQPPAVGAAGRTQVASIPSSLRAQLDRLESHARWAELLEESEGALGQYRFVLELQRYSAVALAGLGASHAPARETVRQEVAALLKRMPGLENLLSVDGTPLADERTQKWLEAEVVEHPAPAIPLPRAAVPEEEINPLHPELRELLASGRVSEALAKLHQQAAAAPNGRARFKARLSLARFCVISGQPALSQALYEPLVAESASRGLDEWEPALSAECLEGLLIVARISQKNTVSPSSENWLHFKRLVQLDPSASLRLIL; encoded by the coding sequence ATGCCCTCCTCTCTTGAACAGCTCCACGAGCGCGCCCGGTCCTGGACGGCGCCCATCTCCGAAGAGGCCCCGGCCGGGGCGTCCGCGAAGCACGAGCCCGCCTACGAGGCCCTCAGCCTGGAGATCTCCGGCCTGGAGTCGCCCACGGGGGCACCGGTCAATTGGGGCAAGGTGGTCGAGCAGGCGGGAGACCTGTTGCGCCGGAGCAGCAAGGACCTGTACCTCGCCTCGTACCTGGCTTACGGCCTGTCGGTCACCGACGGGCTTCGCGGCACGTTGACCGGGGTGACGGTGCTCACCGACGTGCTCGAGCAGTACTGGCCGAGTCTCTTCCCGGAGGCCAAGCGGCTTCGGGGCCGCGCAAACGCGGTGGGGTGGTTCGTGAACCGGATGGCGGCTGCACTGCCGTCCACACCGGTGGCGGGAGAGGACGGGGAGGTGGCCGAGGCACTGGAGGCCGCGGTCCGGAGGTTGGTGGAGATCTCCCGGGCCCGCTTCGAGGAGCAAGCGCCCGCTCTGAGCCCTCTGCTCGAGGGGGTGATTCGGCTCCGGAGCCGGATTCCCCACCCAGCGTCGTCCTCTCCGGCTCCCGCTTCCGTGCCTGTCTCGGCCATTGAGTCCAAGCCCGAGGTGCCTGCGGCCGCGCCAGTTTCTCCCGCGCAAGTGCCCGCCAAGTCCGAGCAGCCCCTCCCCCCGGCCATGGTGCCCGGAGGGAGTCCCGGAGCGCCGCCCGGGAGTGCGGACTCAGCCCATGAGTTCCTCAGGAACATCGGAGGTTCGCTGGTGGAAACCGCCCGGGTGCTCCGGCAAGCGCAGTCCTCGGATCCGCTCGCCTACCGGGTTCTCCGCGCGGGGCTCTGGTTGCACCTCACGCAGCCCCCCGCGGTGGGCGCTGCCGGCCGGACGCAGGTGGCTTCGATTCCCTCTTCGCTGCGGGCCCAATTGGATCGACTGGAGAGCCATGCGCGCTGGGCGGAATTGCTGGAAGAGTCCGAAGGAGCGTTGGGGCAATACCGGTTCGTGCTGGAACTCCAGCGCTACAGCGCGGTCGCGCTGGCGGGCCTTGGGGCCAGCCACGCGCCTGCACGTGAGACGGTGCGCCAGGAAGTGGCCGCGCTGCTGAAGCGGATGCCTGGATTGGAGAACCTTCTCTCGGTGGACGGAACGCCTCTCGCGGATGAGCGCACCCAGAAGTGGCTGGAAGCCGAGGTCGTTGAGCACCCAGCGCCTGCGATTCCCCTCCCCCGCGCAGCGGTGCCAGAAGAGGAAATCAATCCATTGCATCCCGAGTTACGGGAATTGCTTGCATCTGGGAGGGTTTCAGAAGCCCTGGCGAAACTTCACCAGCAGGCCGCTGCGGCTCCCAACGGACGTGCCCGGTTCAAAGCGCGTCTAAGTCTGGCGAGATTTTGTGTCATTTCAGGACAACCGGCTTTGTCCCAAGCGCTGTACGAACCCCTCGTCGCGGAGAGCGCCAGCCGAGGGCTGGACGAGTGGGAACCCGCTTTGTCGGCGGAGTGCCTCGAGGGCCTGCTCATCGTGGCCCGGATCAGCCAAAAAAATACCGTCAGCCCATCTTCCGAAAACTGGTTACACTTTAAAAGGTTGGTGCAGCTTGACCCGTCCGCATCTTTGCGTTTAATACTGTAA